Proteins encoded within one genomic window of Aurantiacibacter spongiae:
- a CDS encoding glutamate--tRNA ligase yields MAVVTRFAPSPTGRLHVGNIRTALHNWMLARKHGGRFMLRIDDTDAQRSEDRFVDAIREDLGWLGLAPDGEERQSRRLALYEAAFERLREAGRIYPAYETQQELELRRKVLMGRGLPPIYDRAALTLTDADRAAKEAGGIAPHWRFRLDHDEPIAWDDGVRGAQKFDAAQLSDPVVRRADNSWLYMLPSAVDDIAMGVTHVLRGEDHVSNTAVQIQMFTALGAAPPRFAHEALLVGSEGKLSKRLGSLGCDALREAGLEPEALVALLARLGTSLPVEPVADRAVLLESFDLATFGRAPARFDEAELERVNAAIVHAMDYGDVAGRLPAGMNAAAWHAIRPNLSRVNEVGEWWRLVTGPVDLPQFDAETREYLGLAARELAWSETPWADLTAALKARTGRKSKALFLPLRQALTGRDHGPDMGELLPLIGEERARRRLERAATANG; encoded by the coding sequence ATGGCAGTTGTCACCCGCTTCGCCCCGTCGCCGACCGGCCGGCTCCACGTCGGCAATATCCGCACCGCGCTGCATAACTGGATGCTGGCGAGGAAACATGGCGGGCGTTTCATGCTGCGGATCGACGATACCGACGCCCAGCGCAGCGAGGACCGCTTCGTCGATGCCATCCGCGAGGATCTCGGCTGGCTCGGCCTCGCGCCCGATGGGGAGGAGCGGCAGTCGCGCCGGCTGGCGCTCTACGAGGCGGCGTTCGAACGGCTGCGCGAGGCGGGGCGGATCTACCCGGCCTACGAGACGCAGCAGGAGCTGGAATTGCGTCGCAAGGTGCTGATGGGGCGGGGCCTGCCGCCGATCTACGACCGCGCCGCGCTGACGCTGACCGACGCCGACCGCGCGGCGAAGGAAGCGGGCGGGATCGCGCCGCACTGGCGCTTCCGGCTCGACCACGATGAACCGATCGCCTGGGACGACGGCGTGCGCGGGGCGCAGAAGTTCGACGCCGCGCAACTGTCCGACCCGGTCGTCCGGCGGGCTGACAACAGCTGGCTCTACATGCTGCCGAGCGCGGTGGACGATATCGCCATGGGCGTTACCCACGTGCTGCGCGGAGAAGATCACGTTTCCAACACGGCCGTGCAGATCCAGATGTTTACCGCCCTCGGCGCCGCACCCCCGCGCTTCGCGCACGAGGCGCTTCTGGTCGGTAGCGAGGGGAAGCTGTCAAAGCGCCTGGGGTCGCTCGGCTGCGATGCCCTGCGCGAGGCGGGACTGGAGCCGGAGGCGCTCGTCGCGCTGCTCGCCCGGCTGGGCACCAGCCTGCCGGTCGAGCCGGTCGCCGATCGCGCGGTCCTGCTCGAAAGCTTCGATCTCGCCACGTTCGGCCGTGCGCCGGCGCGTTTCGACGAGGCCGAGCTGGAGCGGGTGAACGCGGCCATCGTTCACGCGATGGACTACGGCGACGTGGCCGGCCGTCTGCCCGCCGGAATGAATGCCGCCGCCTGGCATGCCATCCGGCCCAACCTGTCGCGCGTGAACGAGGTGGGCGAGTGGTGGCGTCTCGTCACCGGCCCGGTCGATCTGCCGCAGTTCGACGCCGAAACGCGCGAATACCTCGGGCTGGCGGCCCGCGAACTGGCCTGGAGCGAAACGCCGTGGGCGGACCTGACGGCCGCTCTCAAGGCCCGGACAGGACGCAAGAGCAAGGCCCTGTTCCTGCCGCTGCGCCAGGCGCTGACCGGGCGCGACCACGGCCCCGACATGGGCGAGCTGCTGCCGCTCATCGGCGAGGAGCGCGCGCGCCGGCGGCTCGAGCGGGCGGCTACCGCAAACGGTTGA
- a CDS encoding TonB-dependent receptor — translation MKIAVLVVLCGSAAFPVSAAAQETSEPAAPQSANPDDTDTVSEVIVVRAGGLDRLDILASTSMVDDFQLERDADGQIGEVLAKLPGVSATSFSPGASRPVLRGLQGDRVRVLTDGIGSIDASSTSADHAVAINPLLADRVEVLRGPATLLFGSSAIGGAVNVIDRRIPTEKPEGGARLDTLASTDTAYDLREAGASGDVTLGRAIVLHADGSYRTTNDVEVPGYVLAPPLREELLAEAAARAAVAPGEAAELRSAADRRDVLPNSATETYTLGAGLGYVTPDVNFGASVGYYDTFYGVPERPGPGPAQDAGDGAAEEGGVAIGLKQWRGDFRGQIHLGEGGVFHDIIARAGYSDYTHTEFEGAETGTVFDVEGVEARLELIQNERALGENADWRGSLGGQYGHTDFVATGEEAFVPPNVTENAALFALQEVDIGAFEAELGARYERTDITENLDGRQRDFDTISGALGLSWTFDNDVRVGVNLSRAERAPTAEELFARGPHVATQQFEIGDPDLDTEGAFGLEGCVQARLAGADIRLAAYRNAFRHFIYLAETGQVRDDLPVFRHAQQDATFTGFETEATAPLLATAAGELVADAHGSYVRAKLEDGSPVPRIPPLGLGGGVEWQARSYDLRAEIDWTARQDRIAAYETPTDGFTFVNLSARWRPLGTDRVTVLVQAENLFDATGRRHASFTKDYVPLAGRNVKLTLRTRL, via the coding sequence ATGAAAATCGCCGTTCTCGTCGTCCTGTGTGGTTCGGCTGCATTCCCCGTTTCCGCCGCCGCGCAGGAGACATCCGAACCCGCCGCTCCGCAATCCGCAAATCCCGACGATACCGACACCGTCAGCGAGGTCATCGTGGTGCGTGCGGGCGGGCTGGACCGGCTCGACATCCTCGCCAGCACCAGCATGGTCGACGATTTTCAGCTCGAGCGCGATGCCGACGGCCAGATCGGAGAGGTGCTGGCAAAACTGCCCGGTGTGTCGGCCACCAGTTTCTCGCCCGGCGCTTCGCGCCCCGTCCTGCGCGGGCTACAGGGCGACCGGGTGCGCGTGCTGACCGACGGGATCGGCAGCATCGATGCGTCAAGCACGTCGGCAGACCATGCCGTTGCCATCAATCCGCTGCTGGCCGACCGGGTGGAGGTGCTGCGTGGCCCGGCCACGCTGCTGTTCGGCAGCTCCGCGATCGGCGGCGCGGTCAACGTCATCGACCGGCGCATTCCCACCGAGAAGCCCGAAGGCGGCGCGCGGCTCGATACGCTGGCGAGCACCGATACCGCCTATGACCTGCGCGAGGCCGGCGCATCGGGTGACGTCACGCTCGGCCGGGCGATCGTGCTCCACGCCGATGGCAGCTACCGCACCACCAACGATGTCGAGGTGCCGGGCTACGTCCTCGCCCCGCCGCTGCGTGAGGAATTGCTGGCAGAGGCGGCGGCGCGCGCTGCGGTCGCGCCCGGGGAAGCGGCCGAACTGCGCAGTGCCGCCGACCGGCGCGACGTCCTGCCCAATTCCGCGACGGAGACGTACACGCTGGGCGCGGGCCTGGGTTACGTCACGCCCGACGTGAACTTCGGGGCATCGGTCGGCTATTACGATACGTTCTACGGTGTGCCCGAACGTCCCGGTCCCGGCCCCGCGCAAGACGCTGGCGACGGGGCAGCGGAAGAGGGCGGCGTCGCCATCGGCCTGAAGCAGTGGCGCGGCGATTTTCGCGGTCAGATACATCTGGGCGAGGGCGGGGTGTTTCACGACATCATCGCCCGCGCCGGCTATTCCGACTACACCCATACCGAGTTCGAGGGGGCGGAAACCGGCACCGTGTTCGATGTCGAGGGCGTCGAGGCGCGGCTCGAACTGATCCAGAACGAACGCGCGCTGGGCGAGAATGCCGACTGGCGCGGCTCACTCGGCGGACAGTACGGCCATACCGATTTCGTCGCCACCGGAGAAGAGGCCTTCGTGCCGCCCAACGTCACCGAAAATGCCGCCCTGTTCGCCTTGCAGGAGGTCGATATCGGCGCTTTCGAGGCGGAACTCGGCGCGCGCTACGAACGCACGGACATCACCGAAAACCTGGACGGTCGACAGCGCGATTTCGATACGATCTCGGGCGCGCTCGGCCTGTCCTGGACGTTCGACAACGACGTGCGTGTTGGCGTGAACCTGTCGCGCGCCGAACGCGCACCCACGGCGGAGGAACTGTTCGCCCGGGGCCCGCACGTCGCCACCCAGCAATTCGAGATCGGCGACCCCGATCTGGACACGGAAGGCGCGTTCGGGCTGGAGGGGTGCGTGCAGGCACGTCTGGCGGGGGCGGACATTCGCCTCGCCGCCTACCGCAACGCGTTCCGGCATTTCATATACCTCGCCGAAACCGGACAGGTGCGTGACGATCTGCCCGTCTTCCGCCACGCGCAGCAGGATGCGACCTTCACCGGCTTCGAGACGGAGGCGACCGCGCCGCTATTGGCGACGGCGGCGGGCGAGCTGGTAGCCGACGCACACGGGTCCTACGTGCGCGCCAAGCTGGAGGATGGCAGCCCGGTGCCGCGTATTCCGCCGCTCGGCCTGGGCGGGGGTGTCGAATGGCAGGCCCGGAGCTACGATTTGCGCGCGGAAATCGACTGGACGGCGCGGCAGGACCGCATTGCTGCCTACGAAACGCCGACCGACGGATTTACCTTCGTCAACCTGTCGGCCCGCTGGCGTCCGCTGGGAACGGACCGGGTGACGGTCCTGGTGCAGGCGGAAAACCTGTTCGATGCGACCGGCCGCCGGCACGCCAGCTTCACCAAGGATTACGTGCCGCTGGCGGGCCGCAACGTGAAGCTGACGTTGCGCACGCGGCTCTAG